DNA sequence from the Coffea arabica cultivar ET-39 chromosome 11c, Coffea Arabica ET-39 HiFi, whole genome shotgun sequence genome:
GATATACAGgcaggaaggaaggaaggagagagagcgagagagagagagagagagagagagtgggggggggggggggggggggggggaaggaaggaaggaaaatgGGAAACCCAAAACAAAACTCAGGGAACAAATTTTTTTGAGGCCAGGCCTGAGGGAGTTGGTTGGGGGAGTGCCGGGAGCCATGTCACGTGAGATGTGACCGGATCCCAACGGAGGATGGATAATGCTCCTactaggccttgtttggattgcttgtttccgtcagAAAATATattatcgttttccgtgatcatattttcttatcacctttttccctcacatatatcaaatcgctacagtaattttttcatgaaaaatgacggaaaatgcaattcaaacacaatctaagatttctcctttttttttttttacaaaattttcaaatataatgcTAAGACaatacataaataaaaataacttcTAAAACGCCGCATCTtttacaataaataaaaaataactccaatatatataaaaaaaaaatttacattattttcttcatttatctATCGTCATCACCACTCTTACCAACCACTGCCACCatctctttattttcttttttttctttccctcccttttcctcctcctctttcttctcctttctcACCACACCCCAACCCTGTTTTCCCCTTCCTATGATCTGGCCTCAACCAAATCGAGGAAAGAGGAGTAGCGAGGCGTGACGGGCAAAGGGGAAGGGAGgaggagaggaaagaaaaggaaaagaaaagagatggataaggaggaagaagaagaggagagaaaaggaggaagaaagagaggaagGAGAAGAGAGGAATAGTGGTAGCGATGATGATTggttaaaaaataacataaaaatttttgaattttaaaaacATCTCTAAAAATGTttgcaataaatttttttttatacacactactataataaaatattttaaaaacatttcaaaaaacAAATAGCTAAACCAAACGATATACACTATGTGACCATACGAACGTTCCACCCGCCAAACCTTACTCTCGTTTGGCGCCAACTGAATTCACTCCGCTCCGGGTACTTACCACTAGTACACCTGGGCTGTACTGCCACGCCATCTTAAAATGAATGCATAAGTTGAGTTAATACAAGAGGAAGGACAGGATGGGTTGCGTCATGGGTGGCTCGTTGAATTTTGTAAAATACTGATAATAATAAGGGGGAGGGGTCAGATAAGAGGCCCTTTGCAGCCAGCCATCGTGTGAATTTGAAGAGGCCTCCTCCGGTTCTTTGCGTTTTACCCCTCGGATCGGTCCCGCTCACTGCTGGGAGAAAGAGAGTTCAAATGGTGGAAAGATTCTTTTCCATTCCCCAGATTGAACAGCAGCAGCAACCCCAAATTTTGCTGCTTTCGGGCCCTCCTTCCTCGTAATACTAGTTTTTTTCCCCACGCTACTTTCCCCATCCCCAATGCTTAATTTTTGCCTTCTGTTTTCGCTAATCTTCAGATAATTCTACTCCAATCTTAATGGATTTGGGTTTGATGTAGGTTTGCCTAATTCCTACTCTTTTACTCATCTCTTCAGCGGGAAATCCTCTTTGCTTTTTCAGTTTGCATATAATTCCGCCTTCAGCACCACCTCCTCTTCTGCCGTATTCCTATGCAACCGTCGCAAGTTAGACACCTGTCCACCATTTCTCTCTCAGGCACGCACTACCCCTCTTCTCCTCTATTCTCGTCTCTCTCAATCTTTCCACTTGTTTATTCATTAATTTCCTCTATTACTTGTAAAcaaagttttgatttttgaggCGTTGATTTTCCTTCCAGGGCATTGATCCGTCTTCTGAAGTTTTCCAACGTATCCAAATAAAGTAAGGACTCCCCTTTACCCCCAAACTCcccccgccccccccccccccccaagtaCCTGAATGCATGCGGTTTTTTCTTAGATGACTGTGATCGTGCCATGTGTGAACATTATGCATTTTCTTGAGTGGTTGGTTGGAATTTTGGAAGGTATGTGGATGATGACGAGGGAATCAAGAACTACTTTGCTGCATTTCACTTGCAGCATCCTACTTTTCCTCTTTCAGTCATCATTGATGATTTTGCTGATTTCTTTGACGAAAGGTTATCTTATCAACTCCCCTCTTTATTCTACACTTCATACCCTATATCTGGGATATGCCTGATACGCTTCTCAACTGGTACCGTCTCAAACTTGGCTCAACTTTTTTGATATTCTAaaattgttttatttcttttcattttctatgTCTTGAAGAAATTGCCAAGACAAGTACACTAATCCCCGCGGAAGAGACTTGGCTATGATTCGAGTGTTGGCTCTATGTCAAAACGCCATTTCACGTGCCAAGTAATTCCCGCTATTAACTACGCCTGATTTTTGCAAGTTTAGCAGTTCATGTGCATTAGTACTCTAATGTGCAGTTTTTGTTTCTTAAAATTCGGATTGTCTTCCTTCACATAGTGAAGCAGGTCCATGTATGCTATTGCTCTCTGACACACACCACGGTGACTCCCCAAGATTGCTCTATATATACAGGAGATGGGTCTCTTCTATCTACACAATTAAAGGTTGTCTGACACAAGCACTTATGCCACCCTTTGTTTATCTTTTGTTGTTCTTCCTTGTTTTTCATACTCCATTTTGCACTTCCATGTTCTCGTCGTTGTTTTGGAAATCAGCAGCACATTCTTCTCTTTATGCTAGGTGATGGCTTTGGATCATTTCTTCTTAGGACTAGCTACCAATCAGGAATTGCCAAATCAGCTGGAAATAGAATCGCCAAGTACTCCATAGCTCTACAGTATTTGGTTTTGGAAGGTATTGCAGAAGATGAAGGACAGTAAGTGTGCCCCTGAATCATTAGGGTAAGCCCTTCTTCTGTCTTTTTGGGGCTTTACTTCCCATGTTTCAGGTCCTTAAATAATTTAAGTTGTTAACCACTTGCGTAGTATGCTTTAGGTTAACTGTATGGCATTTTAACGTTGCACTCTACTGCAGTTCGCTTGGATGTATGTCGGTAGTAGCACAGATCTATGGATAGGTTGGGCGGAGACTATTACAAGTGTTGTGACTTGAGATGTATGGCATTTTAACGTTGCATTCTACAAGTGTTGGTGGAACACATTTGATACTGGAATAGCATTTCTTGAGAATTACAAGTGTTGTGACTTGAAAGGTGTATAAATACTTCTGTTGGTGATAACTGAAAATTGGAGAGAGCTTGAAGGAATAACTTTGCATAATCAATTGTTCATCAAGTTCTGTTGTCCCACCCTGCCTGCACTCTTCTTTTGGTACAGagttttttgttatttcaacCACGTCTTAGATGTTACAATGTTGCACTTGCTCGATATTCTATCATCTTTAGTACATTTATTTGTGTAGAGGCTTGTAGCATACCATAGCGGTGGCAGGACGCGTCTCGCTCTGTAAATTTTTGGTGCCTTGGCCCTATGCAACTTTGAACTAGTAGCTCCGAGGTCTACCGTAAAAACCCTTTAGTATTTTTTCGTGCAGATTCTGGAATAGATTCAATTATTCTTTTTCTATAGCCTACAAATGAAAGGTCTGTGAGGGCTGTGGACTCGTACATTCTTCTCGGTATATCGTTGAGATGTGTAGATAACAAAGAGCATCACAAGTACTTGGGACGGAAAGATTCTGGCTTTTTGAGATGTGTTCAAACTATTATCAGGATggagttatatatatatatatatctaggaagaaaaaggcaaagcaagtgaaaatctGTCTTTACAtgtttagaaaactatattccacTAAGCACCACTCTGATGCTCTGGCTGACAAAATTCTCCTCCAAGTTCGTCACAGGCATCTCCTTCAAAGACCCTGCACATTCATCAGAAGAAAGAGACATCGCTTAATCGTTATCTGATACTctaatttttttgcttttgcaaCTTCAATAGCCATATAATTACAAAGGAGCTGATGCTCTTGAAATCAAGAACTTACGTCTTGGGACTATTATACTCGAGATACTCCCTTTCAACCTGTTCTGATGCAGTTTGAGGCCTTTTGTCAGTCAAACCTGGGTTGAGCTTCGCTTCAGGGTACATCT
Encoded proteins:
- the LOC140016818 gene encoding uncharacterized protein isoform X1 translates to MVERFFSIPQIEQQQQPQILLLSGPPSSGKSSLLFQFAYNSAFSTTSSSAVFLCNRRKLDTCPPFLSQGIDPSSEVFQRIQIKYVDDDEGIKNYFAAFHLQHPTFPLSVIIDDFADFFDERNCQDKYTNPRGRDLAMIRVLALCQNAISRANEAGPCMLLLSDTHHGDSPRLLYIYRRWVSSIYTIKGDGFGSFLLRTSYQSGIAKSAGNRIAKYSIALQYLVLEGIAEDEGQ
- the LOC140016818 gene encoding uncharacterized protein isoform X2, encoding MVERFFSIPQIEQQQQPQILLLSGPPSSGKSSLLFQFAYNSAFSTTSSSAVFLCNRRKLDTCPPFLSQGIDPSSEVFQRIQIKYVDDDEGIKNYFAAFHLQHPTFPLSVIIDDFADFFDERNCQDKYTNPRGRDLAMIRVLALCQNAISRAK